The DNA region GTTCGGGTAGTCGGCGGGGTCGTTGCCGACGGGCACCGAGTCGGACCGCAGGAGCCGCAGCGCCCCGGTGTGCCGCCCGACGGTGCCCTGGCAGCGCAGGGTCAGCAGTTGGGGGTGCGGCACCCCGAGCCGGTCGCGGCACGCGTCGACCACCGCGCGCGCGATGGGCACGGGCGCGGTGGGCGAGGCCTGGGCGGCCATCTCCTCCGAGAGGGGGTGCCCGGCGTGGCGCACGGTCACCCAGGCGAGGGCGCCGTCCGGCGCGAGCTGGACGACGCACCGTCCGCGCGCTCCGGACGAGTCGGACGGGGCGCTGAACTCCATCGCGCCGGCCGTCTCCGGTCGGCGCAGATGTCCGGCGAGTGTGGCCTCGAAGCTGTCCCAGGGGTCCTCGACCGGGCGCAGCGGTGCGCTTCCCGGGCCGGAGCGCTGATCATGCATGGTCATCCCACCGGCGCGAGGGCGGCCACGTCGTCGACCGCCCGGCGGAGCTCGCGCGAGGCGGTGCAGTCACCGAGCCGTTCGGCGACGGCGTCGGCTATCGCGCGGTAGAACCACAACTTCTCCTCCGGACCGGCGTTGAAGAGGCCCCACATGTCACCGCCCAGCCGGTCGTGCGCCGTGACCATCGAGCGCAGGTTGTGGATCTTGTCGGCGGCCGAGATGAGCAGGCACTCGTGGGTGTCCTCGGCCAGCCGCGCGAGGTAACCCTCCTTGCGCACCCGCCACGGCGGGGTCTCCTCGCCGGCGGTCTTCTCCTCCGACACGCCGCGCACGAGTTCGGTGACCCGCTCACCGAACTCGGCGGTCATGTCGTCGGCCGAGTACACCGACGGCGGCACGTCCTCCAACACGTCGTGGAGGAGTGCGGCGACCGCCACATCCTCGTCGTCGGTGAAGTCCGACACGATCATCGCGACCGCGACCGGGTGGGCGATGTAGGGCGTCGGGTCGTCCTTGCGGGTCTGACCGGCGTGGCAGCGGGCGGCGACCGCGAGCGCGCGGTCGGTGGTGGGGGTCCAGGTGAGCGACATGGTGCACTCCTCGAGGGAGAGGTCCCGGCGCCGGGCGACGCCGCCGGGTCGTGGGTGGAGCCGGTGGTGACCGGTCCTCCCTCCACGCTTACGAGTACACACCACGGGTACGACACGAGGGAACCGTTCGGCGTGGGGCGCGCGTCGTACATGGTGAGGACGCCACGGGGGCGTCCCGGAAGTGGACCGGAACGACGACGAGGAGGGCTCGTGCCCGACGGGACGATCAGGGCGGACGCCGGGAGGATCGCGAGCGCGGTCTCGGTGTTCCGCGACTGTGGGGAGGCGGCCGCAGAGGTGACGTTCGCCGAGGTCGCGGCGCAGCTGGGCGGAGGTCTGCCGGGCGGGTCGGCGATCGAGCAGGCGCTGGACCGGGCGTGCGGCGCGGCCGCGGTGTGCGCCTCGAGAATCGCGGGTCGGCTCGGTGGCCTGGCCGACTTCGCGGCCGAGGCGCATCGGTTCCTCGAGGCCGAGGATGAGGACTTCGCGGCTCTCCTCGGAACGGTGGCCCGGCGGTGAGTCGTACAGTCGGCGACATTCGTCGTTGGGACGTGTCCGCACTGGCGGGCGCCGCCGGCGACGTCGGGCGGCAGGGCAAGGTGGCGGAGGGCATCCGAAGGTACCTGGTCGACGGTGCATCGACGTTGGATGACGGCTGGGACGGGCAGGCTGCTGACGCCGTCCTCGACACCGTGGAACGGGAGA from Dietzia sp. B32 includes:
- a CDS encoding HD domain-containing protein; amino-acid sequence: MSLTWTPTTDRALAVAARCHAGQTRKDDPTPYIAHPVAVAMIVSDFTDDEDVAVAALLHDVLEDVPPSVYSADDMTAEFGERVTELVRGVSEEKTAGEETPPWRVRKEGYLARLAEDTHECLLISAADKIHNLRSMVTAHDRLGGDMWGLFNAGPEEKLWFYRAIADAVAERLGDCTASRELRRAVDDVAALAPVG
- a CDS encoding T3SS (YopN, CesT) and YbjN peptide-binding chaperone 1 encodes the protein MTMHDQRSGPGSAPLRPVEDPWDSFEATLAGHLRRPETAGAMEFSAPSDSSGARGRCVVQLAPDGALAWVTVRHAGHPLSEEMAAQASPTAPVPIARAVVDACRDRLGVPHPQLLTLRCQGTVGRHTGALRLLRSDSVPVGNDPADYPNPIDVAVEVADHEDARDRFEVIVERVTGGSCVVDDRGYIVFDHVGHPIQVSFTVDDPYARIWAWVVRGVRSRSDAALEVARLNRDDDQTSWILDGRHVLQRTTVPVAPLLPRHAQAALEHFLFTFSTTRDPIAARLGPR